TCGGGCTGCAGCCCCGCTGGGCGGCGCTGGTGCGGATGTATCTGGACACGAACCTGCGCAAGTTCCTGCCCGGCGGCATCTGGCATCTCACCACCCGTCTGGCCCTGCTGCGGGATCCGGCCGGGCCGCTGCGGGCGGTGGCGCCCTGGCCCCAGGCCCTGGCGGCCGTGTTGCTCGATCCCCTGCTGGCGGCGGCGGCGGCCCTGGCGCTGGTGGCCCTCGATGGCTGGCAGGCCGGCTTCGGCCTGCTCTGCCTGCTGCCGCTTGGCCTGCTGCTGCCCCGCTGGCTGCGGCCCCTGCTCACCGCCCTCGAGCGGCGCCAGGCCCGCCGCCTGGCGGCCTCACCGCAGAGTCCCCCGCAGGAGGAACCGCCACCCATCCCCTCGCTGCCCGGCGGATACCCCTGGCTGCCCCTGCTCTCCCTGCTGGGCTTCGTGCTGGTGCGCTTCGGTGGCTTCGCCTGCTGTGTGGCGGCCTTTGACCTGCAGGGCTCCCTGGACTGGACCGGCTGGCTGGCCAGCTTCGCCCTGGCCTGGACGGCCGGCCTGGTGGTGCCCGGTGCCCCCGGCGGGCTGGGGGTGTTCGAAGCGGTGCTGCTGCTGCGGCTCGGCAGCCAGATCCCCGAGGCGCCCCTGCTGGCCATCGCCATCAGCTACCGGGTGGTGGTGACCCTGGCCGATCTGGTGGCCGCCCTCACCGCCCGCCTGGATCAGCGGCTCTCCCGGTAGGCCGCGAGGTGGGCGGCGAGGGTGGCCACCAGCCGCTGCCGCGCCTGCCGGGACGCCCAGCCGATGTGGGGGGTGAGGATCAGGTTGGGCACGCTCTTGAGCGGTTCCAGTTCCGGGCCCGGCGGTTCCCGCTCCAGCACATCGAGGGCGGCACCGGCCAACTGCTCCTCCTGCAGCGCCCGCACCAGGGCCGGGGTGTCGATCAGGCCGCCGCGCCCCATGTTCACCAGCACCGCCGTGGCCTTCATCCAGGCCAGGCGCTCGGCATTGATCAGGTGGCGGCTGGCGGCGGTGAGGGGGGCATGCAGGCTCACCACGTCGGCCTGGCGCAGGGCCGCCTCCAGCTCCTGGGGAGGCGTCCGGCTGGTGATGGAGCGCACCGTCATGCCGAAGGCTTCGCCCACCGCCGCCACCCCGCGGCCGATGTCGCCCGCGCCCACCACGGTTAGGGTGCCGCCGGCCAGCTCGTCGAAGGCCGGCTCCACCAGGGCGAACACCGGGCTGCGCTGCCAGGCTCCGGAGTGCACCTGCTCGCGCCGGAGCTGCAGCTGGCAGGTGAGCTCCAGGATCAGGGCCCAGGTGATCTGCACCACCGAAGGCTGGCTGTAGCGGCCCGCATGGCGCACCGTGATGCCCCGGGCCTCGCAGGCCCGCAGATCGAGCTGATCGGTGCCGGTGCTGGCGGTGCAGATCAGTCGCAGCTGCGGCAGCTGGGCCAGCAGGGGCCCATCGAGGGGCACCTTGTTGGTGATCGCCACCTCCGCCCCCTGCAGCCGCGGCAGCCGTTCCTCCAGGCTGGTGCTGGGCCAGCAGCGGAGGTGGGCCTCGGCGGCGATCGGCGCCAGATCCACCGGGCCGAGGCTGAGGGCATCCAGGAACACGGCCCGGGGGGCTGCGGCGTCCGCAGACGGGGAGGGGGTGGAGCCGGACGCCATGGCCATGCTTCGCAACTGAACCTATTGTTGAGAAGCCGGGGCTGTTTGCGGTGCCTGTCCCATCCAACCTTGGACCCCCACCCGGCGCTGCGGCGGGCCCGGTGGTGACCGCGGCCACCACCAGCGACGGCCTGCGCACCAGCCTGCATGACCGCGGGCAGCGCCTCACGCCCCAGCGCCAGCGGGTGCTGGCCCTGTTCGAGCGCATCGGCGAAGGCACCCACCTCAGCGCCGAAGAGGTGCACCAGCGGCTGCTGAAGGCCCAGGAGCGGGTGTCCCTGGCCACGGTGTACCGCACGCTGCGGCTGCTCAGCTCGATGGGGCTGCTCCAGGAGCTGGAACTGCCGGAGGGCGGCCGCCGTTTCGAGCTGGCCGGCGACACCCACCGGGATCACCACCACCTGGTGTGCGTGCGCTGCGGCCGCACCGAGGAGTTCGAGAACACGGCCGTGCTGGCGGCCGGGGAGGATGCCGCTGCGGCCCACGCCTTCCGGCTGCTGGAGTGCGTGCTCACCGTGCGGGCCCTCTGCCCGCGCTGCGCCGAGAGCGCCTGAGCCGGTGTCTTTCCTGCGTCTCCCTCGCCTGCCTGCCTGGGTGTGTGCCTACCGGAGTGACTGGCTGCAGCCCGATGTGCTGGCCGGGCTCACCACGGCGGCCGTGGTGCTGCCCAAGGCGATGGCCTTCGCCACCATTGCCGGCCTGCCGGTGCAGGTGGGCCTCACCACGGCCCTGGTGCCGATGCTGGTGTACGCCCTGCTCGGCACCTCCAGGCCCCTGAGCGTGAGCAGCACCACCACCCTGGCGATCCTGGTGGGCAGCGAACTGGATCGGGTCTCCAGTGGAGCCGCCCCGGGCCAGGTCCTGGCCACCAGTGCGCTGCTCTCCCTGCTGGTGGGAGCCATGCTGATCGGCGCCGCGGTGCTGCGGCTCGGCTTTCTGGCCAGCTTCATCTCCGAGTCGGTGCTGGTGGGGTTCAAATCCGGCATCGGGCTGGTGATCGTGGTGGACCAGCTGCCCAAGCTGCTCGGCGTGTCGATCGAAAAGGCCGGCTTCTTCCGCGATCTGGCGGCCGTGGCGGCGCGCATCCCCGCGGCGTCCCTGGCCACGGTGGCCCTCTCGGCCCTGCTGGTGGCGCTGCTGATCGGCCTGCAGCGCCGCTGGCCCCAGCTGCCGGCGCCCCTGCTGGTGGTGGCCGCGGCGGTGGTGGTCAGTGCCGGCCTGGGCCTGGCGCAGCACGGCGTGGCGGTGATCGGCGCGGTGCCGGCGGGGCTGCCCTCGTTCGCTCTGCCCCCGCTCGCCCGCACCGCTCAGCTGTGGCCCGCCGCCGTGGGCATCGCCGTGATGAGCTTCACGGAGAGCGCCGCCGCCGCCCGGGCCTTCCGCGCTCCCCAGGAGCCACCACCGGATGCGAACCGGGAGCTGCTGGCCCTGGGGGCGGCCAATGCCGTGGGGGCCTGCTTCGGGGCCATGGCAGCCGGTGGGGGCACCTCCCAGACGGCGGTGAACCGCCAGGCGGGCGCCCGTACCCAGCTGGCGGCCCTGGTCACGGCGGCCACCGCCCTGGCCACCCTGCTGGTGCTGGCGCCGCTGATCGCCGCCCTGCCCCAGGCCGCCCTGGCGGTGGTGGTGGTGGTCTACGCCGTGCCGATGATCACGCCGGCCGAGTTCCTGGCGATCCGCCGGGTGCGGCACGTGGAATTCCGCTGGGCCCTGGTGGCCTTCCTGGGGGTGGTGCTGCTCGGCACTCTCAAGGGAATCCTGGTGGCGGTGATCCTCTCGCTGGTGGCCCTGGTGCAGCAGGAGATCCATCCGCCCGTGTATGCCATCGGCCGCAAGCCGGGCACCAGCGTGTTCCGCCCGCTCTCGCCGCGCCATCCCGATGACGAAACCTGGCCCGGCCTGCTGCTGGTGCGGGCGGAGGGGCGCCTGTTTTTCGCCAATGCCGAGGGTGTGGCCGCCCGGATCCGCGCCCTGATCGAGCAGCACAGGCCCCGGGTGCTGGTGCTCGATGCCAGTGCCCTGATCGACCTGGAGTACACCGCCCTCAAGGCCCTCACCCAGGCCGAGGATCAGCTGCGCCAGCAGGGCATCGAGCTGTGGCTGGCCGGCCTCAACCCCGCGGTGCTGGCGGTGGTGCGCCGCTCGGAACTGGGCCAGCGGCTGGGCCGGGCACGGATGCGGCGCAATGTGGAGCGGGCGGTGCGGCGCTACCTGGAGGACGCCAGCCCGTCATCAGACCCCTCCCACGCTTGAGCCGGCTCCATGGTCCGTACCCTGCTTCCCTCCCTCCTGCTCGCCCCGCTGCTCTGGATGGCACCCCTCGCCGCCGCCACCGCCAACCCCGCCGTCCCCACCGACCAACCGCTTCCCTCCTGGCGTGAGGGCAGCGCCAGGCAGCGGATCCTGGAGTTCGTGGCGGCCGTCACCACGCCTGGTGCCCCGGGTTTCGTGGCGCCGGCGGAGCGGATCGCCGTGTTCGACAACGACGGCACGCTCTGGTCGGAGCAGCCCATGTACATCCAGCTGGCCTTCGCCATCGATCGGGCGCGCCAGCTCGCCGCCACCGATCCCACCCTGCTGGAGAACCCCGCCATCGCCCAGGCCGTGGCTCCTGGCCAGGACCGCGACCTCAGCAGCCTCGGCATGGCCGGGATCCTGGAGCTGGTGGGGCTCACCCATGCGGGCCTCAGCACCGAAGCCTTCAGTGCCGTGGTGCGGGAGTGGTTCGCCACGGCCCGGCACCCGCGCACCGGGCGCCCCTACACGGAGATGGCCTATCTGCCGATGCAGGAGCTGCTCGCCTACCTGCGCAGCCAGGGCTTCCGCACCTACCTGGTGTCGGCCGGGGGCACCGCCTTCATGCGCGTGGTGGGCGAGGAGTTGTATGGCGTGCCGCCGGAGCAGGTGATCGGCTCCCGGATCAAAACCCACTACAGGGCGAAGGACGGCGCCGTGTCGATTCTGCGGCTGCCCGAGCCTGAGCTGATCAACGACGGGCCCGCCAAGCCGCTGGCCATCGAGGCCCTGATCGGCCGCCGGCCCCTGGCGGCCTTCGGCAATTCCGATGGCGACGTCGAGATGCTGGAGTGGACCACCGCCGGCGCCGGCCCCCGCCTCGGCGTGCTGGTGCACCACGACGACGGTGAGCGGGAGGTGGCCTATGACAAGGCGTCACCCATCGGCCGGCTGGACCGCGGCCTCAGCGAGGCTCCGGGGCGGGGCTGGATCCTGGTGAGCATGCGCCGCGACTGGCTGCGGGTGTTTGCGGATCCCTCAGGCGAGTGAACGGGCCCGAGCGCTTTGGCGTCATTTCCGGTTGCTCGCCAGGGTGTCGGAGGGCCGCTCCCCGAACAGCTCGGCATACTGCCGGGCGAAGTGGCCCGGGTTGAGAAAGCCCCATGCGGTGGCGAGGGCGCCGATCGTCGTCTGGTCTGGCTCGGCCTCCAGGAGGTTGCGGCGGATGCCGTGCAGGCGCTGAAGCCGCAGGTAGGTCATCGGACCCATCCCCAGGTGCTCCCGGAAGCCCTGGATCAGGCTGCGGCGGCTCGTGTGCACCTCCCGGCAGAGGCCCTCGAGCTGGATCGGCTGGCCTGGGTGGGCCTCCATCCAGTGCTGGGCCGCCTTCACCAGCTCGATCCGTGAGGGGGCCCGCGCCAGCCGACTGGCGCCATCCCAACCATGCACGAGGGCTTCCAGCACCAGGGGGATCAGATCCCCGCTCACCAGCGCCTCGAACCCGCTCACCTGCTGCAGGGTCGGGGCAGCCTCGAGTGCCCCGAGCAGCTGGTGCAGGTACCGCCGCAGCCGAGAGAACCGCACGGGCTCCACAGCGAGCCAGTTGCGGGCCAGGACCTCCTCCAGCACCGGGCAGCCGAGCCGCTCCGCCCGGCGCAGAAACTCCCGCCGCTCGATGATCAGCAGCGCCAGGTCGCACCGGCCGAAGGTGGTGAGATGGATCTCGCCGCTGGCGGAGAGCCCGAACAGGGCCCTGGGCAGCAGGGGCTGGCCATGGCTGCGGATCGCGGCGGCCGACGTGGCATGGTCGTTGGGGCTCCTGGCCAGATCGAGGCTCACCAGTTGGCGCTCAGCCGGTTTGGGGCCGGCGCAGTGGATGGCCCGATCGAGGCGGATGCGCAGCAGCTGCAGCGGCCCCAGCTGGAGCGCGAGCAGATCTCCACCCAGCCTGCCCCTGGCGAGCTGGGTCACCGTCACCGCCAGGCCACCGCGGGCCAGCAGCGCCTGGAGGCTCTCGACTCCTTCAACCGTCAGCGGATCGGGCATCGGAAAAAATTCGCACTTTCGGAGTGTTTGCCCACGTGCTCCATGGCCATAGTGCAGAGGAGTGAACGGTCTCCCTCACCACCATGCCCAACGGCAAGCCCAATATCTTGATCCTCTGGGGCGATGACATCGGCCAGAGCAACCTCAGCTGCTACAGCGACGGCCTGATGGGGTACCAGACCCCCAACATCGACCGGGTCGCCAAGGAGGGCGGCCGCTTCATCCACTACTACGCCGAGCAGAGCTGCACCGCCGGCCGCGCCGCCTTCATCTCCGGCCAGAGCGTGTTCCGCACGGGCCTCAGCAAGGTGGGCCTGCCCGGCGCTGAGCTGGGCTACCGCACCGAGGACCCCACCATCGCCGGCTTGCTCAAGCCGCTGGGTTACCGCACCGGCCAGTTCGGCAAGAACCACTTCGGCGACCGGGACGAGCACCTGCCCACCAACAACGGCTTCGACGAGTTCTTCGGCAACCTCTATCACCTCAATGCGGAGGAGGAGCCGGAACTGCGCGATTATCCCCAGCCTGAGGACTTCCCGAATTTCCGCAAGAACTACGGCCCCCGTGGCGTGCTGCACTCCTGGGCCAACCCGGATGGCACCCAGCGGATCGAGAACACCGGCCCGCTCACCAAGAAGCGGATGGAGACGGCCGATGAGGAGTTCATGAAGGAGGCCAAGCGGTTCATCCGCGATGCGGTGGCCTCCGGCGAGCCCTTCTTCGTGTGGTTCAACACCACCCACATGCACTTCCGCACCCACGCCCGTCCCCAGGATCTGGGCCAGTCGGGGCGCTGGCAGTCGGAATACCACGACGTGATGATCTACCACGACGAGTGCATCGGCGAGATGCTCAACCTGCTCGATGAGCTGGGCGTCACCGACGACACGATCGTGATGTACAGCACCGACAACGGGCCCCACATGAACAGCTGGCCCGATGCCGGCATGACCCCGTTCCGCAACGAGAAGAACTCCAACTGGGAGGGGGCCTACCGCGTGCCGGCCCTGATCCGCTGGCCCGGCAGGATCGCCCCCGGCACACTGTTCACCGAGATCGTGAGCCACCTCGACTGGCTGCCCACCCTGTTGGCCGCGGCCGGTGAGCCCGAGATCAAGGAGAAGCTCAAGGCCGGCCACCAGGCGGGCAGCCGGCACTACCACGTGCATCTCGACGGCTACAACATGCTCGATTACTGGACGGGCAAGACCGACAAGAGCCCGCGGGTGGAGTTCTTCTACTTCTCCGACGACGGCGACCTCACGGCCCTTCGTTACGACAACTGGAAGATGGTGTTCATGGAGCAACGGGCCACCGGCACCCTGCAGATCTGGGCGGAACCCTTCGTGACCTTGCGGGTGCCGAAGATCTTCAACCTCAAGACCGACCCCTACGAGCGGGCTGACATCACCTCCAACACATACTGGGACTGGATCCTCGACCACGTGTTCCTGCTGGTGCCGGCCCAGGCCTATGTGGCCCAGTTCCTGGCCACCTTCCAGGAATTCCCGCCGCGCCAGAAGGCCGCCAGTTTCTCCCTCGCGGACGTGATGGAGAAGATGACCAGCACCACGGGGCTCTCCTGAGGGGTCAGGGGGCGGCGGCTGGCGGTGGCGATCGTTCCCCCTCGCTCAGCCCTGCCGGTCACCTCCCCTTCCGCCTGCGCTGCAGAGCGCCCGCCTCAGCCGCCCATGGCGCGGCCCATGGCGCGGAAGGTGAAGTTGATCCGGGCACCCACCGGGCGTGTGGTTCTCGGAAGGCAGTGCTGCCAGTGCTCCTGGGTGGAGCCCGCCATCCACAGCACCGAACCATGGCTGAGCTCGAACGATCGCCGTTGGCCGTGATCGGCCTTGCTGCGCATCAGAAACCGCCGCGTTGCCCCCAGGCTCAGGCTGGCGATCACCGGCCGGGGGCCGAGTTCGGGCTCGTCATCGGCGTGCCAGGCCACCGAATCCTGCCCATCGCGGTAGAGGTTGGCCAGGGCGGTGTTGAAGGGCACGCCGCTGGCCTCCCGCAGCCGCTGCAGCAGCGGTTGCAACGCCTCCGGAAACGGCTCGGGGCGCATCACCAATCCCGACCACCGGTAGGTCTGGCGGGCGTCGGCGAACCAACGGTGCAGCCGCGGCACGGGGTGGACGCGGCCGTAGAGGCGGATCGTGTCCTGCCTCCAGCCCGGCAGCGCCTGGAGGGCCTGAAACAGCGCCGTGGCCTCGCCCTCGGCCAACGCCTGACGCTCCAGCCGCACCGCACCCGGCTCAGACCCGGCCGGGGGCTCAGCCGCTGCTGGATCCGCGGCGAACAGGGGGAGCTGGCGTGCCTCCATGGGGGCATGGGTACATGAACCGATTGCAGCCGTCATTCGGCCCCGCCTAGAACCTTAAGAGAACCTGAAATCACGGCCATGGCTGCCTTCTGGTCCAAGGACCTCCATCTCGTCTACCTGGATCACCGTCCGTTCGCCAGCTGTGTGGACCGGCATGAGGCCGTGATGCTGCAGCAGGCGCTGCTGCGCACCCATCACTCCCGCCGAGTGCACCTGTTGAGGGCATGAAGCTCGCACCCCACCAGAGCACAGCGCCAGTTCACGGCGCTGCAGATCGGTGGCAGCAGCGGCGCCGCACGGGTCCCTCTGCGGTGATCGAGGCCCTGAACTGGGCCCTGCGGTGGAGGCTTGTTGTTGAACAGCCTGGGCTGAGTGGCTGCCCCCACCTGTAGAAAGGGCTCAAGGTCAGACCATCTCAGCGGCATTCTCAGCTGCAACAGTGCTCTTCGCGGCTACGTAGGGCTTTCATGGCCCGCTGATTATGGAGAGGGCCCATGATCAAATGCCGGATGTCGAATGTCCCGGACGTCGAATGTCCCGGACGTCGAAGGCTCCTGACCCTGGACGATCGGGCTGCCGCGCTCCTGTTAGTTGTTGTTGGTGAATCGCAACACAATCCAAGGATTGACCCTGTTGTTGTCGCTTACAGTCCCGTCCTTTCTGCGGGATTGGCGGCCTTGATCAAGCGCCTCCTCTGGCTGATGCCATGCACGCTGGCATGCGCAGCCATTGCCAGTGTCCACCCTCCGAGCCTCTCCAAGGAGTCTGCCCCGTCAGGACTTCCTGCGCCCTTGCGACGACCCATCACCCGTGATCAAAACGCGGCGGTCGACCACCCCGCAAGCTCACGGCGGTTGGTGCAGGCTCCGTCAGAGGCTGAGCAATCAGCTCCTCCTCCAGGTGACGCTGGATCCGCAGAGCAGACATCCGCTGAACAGAATCCCACCGCATCCGATGCGGCAGCCCTGGCCAAGGAGGCGCAGAACCCCATCGCCAACCTGATCAGCCTGCCTTTTCAGAACAACACCAATTTCGGCGCCGGCCCAGCCGGAGAGGGCACGCCCAACGTGCTCAACATTCAACCGGTGATTCCGGTTCCACTCAGCAAGCGTCTGCTGTTGGTCACCCGCACGATTGTGCCAGTGATCAACCAACCCGCAGCAGCCACGGGTCAAGCCAGCGCCTTTGGTCTGGGGGATATCAATCCCCAGTTCTATTTAGGGCCTCCTGAGAAAGTGAGCCGCGGGCAATGCGCACCACAATGAGCCTGCCCGGGCGACCTCTGAGTGATCCTCAGGCCCCGCTGAGCTGACAACTCAGCTCTCTGCTGCTGGAGCTCAGAGCCCGTGCGGCGGAGACCAAGAGTTGCCAGCAGAGCACAAAATAGAGACAAAGAAGCTCCAGGAGCTTCTGGAGGTTCATGACCAGGACATTCATCGCGATGGATGAACCCTGTGTTGCCGGCAGTTTCTCTCGGATCAATCCCAATCCATAGCGACGCTTGCCTTGACCGATCTTGCCTTCAACAGCATTGCGCCGCCTTTGATCATCAACGAACTGCCGCCTCTCGGCTGCCACCAACTCCGGATCATTCTTCGGGCGACCAAGACGAGGCCCACTCAGCCGAATGCCGTGACGCTGGCAGAATGCCCGATTTGATCTTGTGCGGTAGATCTGATCAGCGCAGATCACCTCCGGATAGCAGCCGTATCGACGACGATAGGCTTGGGCCTGAACTTTCAGATCTTCCCCTTCGTTGTAGGGGTCAAAGCTCAGCCGATCCAGGAAAGCAAATCCTTCATCGGTGACAGAAAGTGAGATCTTGGCGCCGAACTCAACATTGCACCTCGCCTTGCCGCGAACAATTGGCCTGATGTGCGCTTGACAGAGGCTGACGATGCGAGCGGGAATACTTCTGGTGTCTGAGCGATAGAGAATGTTCTGCTGGCGGACCAGCTCACTGACAACCAACAGCTTCTGATAGGCATGCCGCCCAGCCGCCAGAAGGCTTGCGCCACAGGCTGTCAGGGCGTCAATGTTGGCAAGGTTGCGCTTGAGATGCCCAAGCTGTTGCTTGATCGCTTTGCGGATCTTGAGAAACCGAGGGCGTTTTTTCTTGGCCACGGCGAGGAACTGCTGCCTGGCCTGCTTCCGATGCGTTCGTGGTTTGTGACCAAAGGACTCTCTGACCTGCGAATACATGGCATCGATCAGAGTCTCGGTGAGCTCTCGGCCTTCATTGAGCAGCGAGAGATCCGTTGGATGCCGAATATCTGCCGGAACGCATGTCGCATCAATCAGCAGTGACCCCTGATTTGGCCGTGGCGTTTTGGATTCAATCTTCTGATCAGCTGCGCTCCCGGCTCCGCCTCCATCGCTGCTGTCGTGCTCATCAACTGCAGACGAACGGATCACGTTCAGACCGTGACGCACGATTCGTTCATTGCAGTCATTCACGACCGAATCTGGCAGCCGCTTCCGGAAGTACACCATCATTGATGGGTCAAACGGAGCCGAGTACTGAAATGCCTCCAGGCCGATGAAGAACTGGAGATAGGGGTTCTCTTTGATTTGCTCAACCAGTTCTTCATCAGTCAGCCCCATGCGGGCCTTGATGATCAGGGCGCCCAGTGCCATGCGAAATGGCTTTGCCGGGGCGCCAAAGCCCTTGCAGAACTGAGCTGCATAGTCACCTTCCAGCTCATCCCATGGGATCAGCTCAGCCAGCTTGATCCAGCGATTGTCACCAGAGAGCTTTCCTCCAAACGGCAGGAAGAAGTCCTCGAACGAGAGCTGATCACGATGCTCACGTCGGTACATGTGGAAAACTCTGGGCGGCTTTTGGGCGCAAACGAGCCCAATCTCGTACATTTTAGCCGAGAAAACTGCTCACATCCATTGCGCTGCAGTGGAT
This portion of the Cyanobium sp. NIES-981 genome encodes:
- a CDS encoding lysylphosphatidylglycerol synthase domain-containing protein translates to MKLLKAWRSALPPWLSLPTLPSPPGGLGLWFTLLSFGFLLAALASHGRQMLQLSLDGQGWLWLVLGLGLSLLSLVANALGLAVVLAWLGLQPRWAALVRMYLDTNLRKFLPGGIWHLTTRLALLRDPAGPLRAVAPWPQALAAVLLDPLLAAAAALALVALDGWQAGFGLLCLLPLGLLLPRWLRPLLTALERRQARRLAASPQSPPQEEPPPIPSLPGGYPWLPLLSLLGFVLVRFGGFACCVAAFDLQGSLDWTGWLASFALAWTAGLVVPGAPGGLGVFEAVLLLRLGSQIPEAPLLAIAISYRVVVTLADLVAALTARLDQRLSR
- a CDS encoding NAD(P)-dependent oxidoreductase; amino-acid sequence: MASGSTPSPSADAAAPRAVFLDALSLGPVDLAPIAAEAHLRCWPSTSLEERLPRLQGAEVAITNKVPLDGPLLAQLPQLRLICTASTGTDQLDLRACEARGITVRHAGRYSQPSVVQITWALILELTCQLQLRREQVHSGAWQRSPVFALVEPAFDELAGGTLTVVGAGDIGRGVAAVGEAFGMTVRSITSRTPPQELEAALRQADVVSLHAPLTAASRHLINAERLAWMKATAVLVNMGRGGLIDTPALVRALQEEQLAGAALDVLEREPPGPELEPLKSVPNLILTPHIGWASRQARQRLVATLAAHLAAYRESR
- a CDS encoding Fur family transcriptional regulator; translation: MTAATTSDGLRTSLHDRGQRLTPQRQRVLALFERIGEGTHLSAEEVHQRLLKAQERVSLATVYRTLRLLSSMGLLQELELPEGGRRFELAGDTHRDHHHLVCVRCGRTEEFENTAVLAAGEDAAAAHAFRLLECVLTVRALCPRCAESA
- a CDS encoding SulP family inorganic anion transporter, which translates into the protein MSFLRLPRLPAWVCAYRSDWLQPDVLAGLTTAAVVLPKAMAFATIAGLPVQVGLTTALVPMLVYALLGTSRPLSVSSTTTLAILVGSELDRVSSGAAPGQVLATSALLSLLVGAMLIGAAVLRLGFLASFISESVLVGFKSGIGLVIVVDQLPKLLGVSIEKAGFFRDLAAVAARIPAASLATVALSALLVALLIGLQRRWPQLPAPLLVVAAAVVVSAGLGLAQHGVAVIGAVPAGLPSFALPPLARTAQLWPAAVGIAVMSFTESAAAARAFRAPQEPPPDANRELLALGAANAVGACFGAMAAGGGTSQTAVNRQAGARTQLAALVTAATALATLLVLAPLIAALPQAALAVVVVVYAVPMITPAEFLAIRRVRHVEFRWALVAFLGVVLLGTLKGILVAVILSLVALVQQEIHPPVYAIGRKPGTSVFRPLSPRHPDDETWPGLLLVRAEGRLFFANAEGVAARIRALIEQHRPRVLVLDASALIDLEYTALKALTQAEDQLRQQGIELWLAGLNPAVLAVVRRSELGQRLGRARMRRNVERAVRRYLEDASPSSDPSHA
- a CDS encoding HAD family phosphatase, whose protein sequence is MVRTLLPSLLLAPLLWMAPLAAATANPAVPTDQPLPSWREGSARQRILEFVAAVTTPGAPGFVAPAERIAVFDNDGTLWSEQPMYIQLAFAIDRARQLAATDPTLLENPAIAQAVAPGQDRDLSSLGMAGILELVGLTHAGLSTEAFSAVVREWFATARHPRTGRPYTEMAYLPMQELLAYLRSQGFRTYLVSAGGTAFMRVVGEELYGVPPEQVIGSRIKTHYRAKDGAVSILRLPEPELINDGPAKPLAIEALIGRRPLAAFGNSDGDVEMLEWTTAGAGPRLGVLVHHDDGEREVAYDKASPIGRLDRGLSEAPGRGWILVSMRRDWLRVFADPSGE
- a CDS encoding helix-turn-helix domain-containing protein, with product MPDPLTVEGVESLQALLARGGLAVTVTQLARGRLGGDLLALQLGPLQLLRIRLDRAIHCAGPKPAERQLVSLDLARSPNDHATSAAAIRSHGQPLLPRALFGLSASGEIHLTTFGRCDLALLIIERREFLRRAERLGCPVLEEVLARNWLAVEPVRFSRLRRYLHQLLGALEAAPTLQQVSGFEALVSGDLIPLVLEALVHGWDGASRLARAPSRIELVKAAQHWMEAHPGQPIQLEGLCREVHTSRRSLIQGFREHLGMGPMTYLRLQRLHGIRRNLLEAEPDQTTIGALATAWGFLNPGHFARQYAELFGERPSDTLASNRK
- a CDS encoding arylsulfatase, whose protein sequence is MPNGKPNILILWGDDIGQSNLSCYSDGLMGYQTPNIDRVAKEGGRFIHYYAEQSCTAGRAAFISGQSVFRTGLSKVGLPGAELGYRTEDPTIAGLLKPLGYRTGQFGKNHFGDRDEHLPTNNGFDEFFGNLYHLNAEEEPELRDYPQPEDFPNFRKNYGPRGVLHSWANPDGTQRIENTGPLTKKRMETADEEFMKEAKRFIRDAVASGEPFFVWFNTTHMHFRTHARPQDLGQSGRWQSEYHDVMIYHDECIGEMLNLLDELGVTDDTIVMYSTDNGPHMNSWPDAGMTPFRNEKNSNWEGAYRVPALIRWPGRIAPGTLFTEIVSHLDWLPTLLAAAGEPEIKEKLKAGHQAGSRHYHVHLDGYNMLDYWTGKTDKSPRVEFFYFSDDGDLTALRYDNWKMVFMEQRATGTLQIWAEPFVTLRVPKIFNLKTDPYERADITSNTYWDWILDHVFLLVPAQAYVAQFLATFQEFPPRQKAASFSLADVMEKMTSTTGLS
- a CDS encoding alpha-ketoglutarate-dependent dioxygenase AlkB — encoded protein: MEARQLPLFAADPAAAEPPAGSEPGAVRLERQALAEGEATALFQALQALPGWRQDTIRLYGRVHPVPRLHRWFADARQTYRWSGLVMRPEPFPEALQPLLQRLREASGVPFNTALANLYRDGQDSVAWHADDEPELGPRPVIASLSLGATRRFLMRSKADHGQRRSFELSHGSVLWMAGSTQEHWQHCLPRTTRPVGARINFTFRAMGRAMGG
- a CDS encoding IS5 family transposase, whose product is MYRREHRDQLSFEDFFLPFGGKLSGDNRWIKLAELIPWDELEGDYAAQFCKGFGAPAKPFRMALGALIIKARMGLTDEELVEQIKENPYLQFFIGLEAFQYSAPFDPSMMVYFRKRLPDSVVNDCNERIVRHGLNVIRSSAVDEHDSSDGGGAGSAADQKIESKTPRPNQGSLLIDATCVPADIRHPTDLSLLNEGRELTETLIDAMYSQVRESFGHKPRTHRKQARQQFLAVAKKKRPRFLKIRKAIKQQLGHLKRNLANIDALTACGASLLAAGRHAYQKLLVVSELVRQQNILYRSDTRSIPARIVSLCQAHIRPIVRGKARCNVEFGAKISLSVTDEGFAFLDRLSFDPYNEGEDLKVQAQAYRRRYGCYPEVICADQIYRTRSNRAFCQRHGIRLSGPRLGRPKNDPELVAAERRQFVDDQRRRNAVEGKIGQGKRRYGLGLIREKLPATQGSSIAMNVLVMNLQKLLELLCLYFVLCWQLLVSAARALSSSSRELSCQLSGA